The window CAAAATTAAAGGAATATGTCAAGGTTTTCAGAGCAAAGAGCAGCCACTGTTTAACTgagcacagcaaaacaaaataaaaaataaaataaaataatccttccagtagcaccttagagaccaactacgtttgttcttggtatgagctttcgtgtgcatgcacacttctcctcgggttacagacgcttcaggttacaaatgcttcaggttacagactccgctaacccagaaatagtacctcgggttaagaactttgcctcaggatgagaacagaaattgtgtggcagtggcgcaggggcagcgggaggccccattagctaaagtggtgcctcaagttaagaacagcttcaggttaagaacggacctccagaacaaataaagttttaaacccgaggtaccactgtattgcttggCTGACTGAAGGCAGCAATTCAAGACGGCAAGAacgaggagggaaggaaggggtgtgGGGAAGCAGACGATTATTAAAAATGTGGTCGTGTCCAACTGGACAATTCTGAAAGACAGAAATTCAATGCTTTGAGTGGGAATTCAACCAGGATacggcttttaaaaacaaataaacgtGTGCCGAGGGATCTTGGATAACCTCCCTGTACAAATCCAAAGCTCTTTGGATGTCAGCAGTGTTGGGTCATCTCCAGGCCAGTTGGAGGGCTGACTTTTGGGTTCTCCAATCCCCAAACACAAGCCCTTTTGTTTTGCCACGGACATGGGTCATTTGTCTGACAATGGATCTTCCAGATGGAAAAGAGGATACCAAGACAAGACTGTACAGCTGAGGAATGAGGGCAGTAACATGGAGATGGTGGAAACTGCCTTAGATAGAGTCAGATCCTTGGCCTGTGTAGCTTAGCATAAGTCTAtctagctacagttcccaggattatttggggggaactGTAAAAGTGGTGTACCAGTGCTTTAAACAGTAAGGTGTGGACTCGGTCTTGGCCACAGAGCATGATTCAGCATGGAAAAGTACGAAACCACCTTACACAATGTCATACTATTTATTCAACTAGCCAAGCatggtctactctgactggcagtggctcctagGATCTCAGGTATCATGGCCTTGAGATCAGAGGAGGATGAAACAGAGCCTGAACCAGTGTTACCTGTTCCACACCTGGCCAATAGCTCAGGCAGCATGGCAAGTGGGAGACCACAGTAAGTGACTGTGTGTAGGCCAGAAGGTTGGTTCTTAAGAGCCCTAATATTTCGGGTAATGGGGTGTAGCTTAGGAAGAAGAGTCTCATAAGGGCCTCAGCTGACCTCTAGCCTTGGTCGGAGCACGTGGCTCACTGGGAGCTATCCGTGGTACTGAAACCACTGGGCAGTAGGTGCTGAAGCCTGCAGGTGCACAACTTTGGACTGATCTAGCAGGACTCTGCTTGTGTTCTTCTGGATGCACATACAGACCAGACACTCAACGCCCACACGTTTGGACAGGTAGGTGCCCATGCTCACTCACATCCGTTCAGATTCCCCACACTTCTGCCAATCAGCAGGGAAGTGAGAGGGGGTTCTGCCCCACCACATTGCTGCAATTGAAGGGAAGACCTCTTCATACTTTTAAAAGCCACTGCATGAAAGTCTTGGCACACAGAAAGGAGCCCTCCTTCCGGTTCTCTGAGCTCCAATACTTTCTTCCAGAGGCATAATGGAAGAAAGGGTCCTTTCTAAAGGTAAGAAGAGGTTCCCTGCTTAGGGGACTATAGCTGTTTTGGACACCCAAGCATACCCCAAACCACTAACAAGAACCCCATGGATGAAGAGCAAGCAGAAAATgggttgttatattattattattattattattattattattattattattattattattattattaaaacacttGTGGGCTGGATGTCACCTGGAGACTGCAGATTCTAAGGATGTGCTCTACTCCTGGGCGTTGGCCTTTTATGAATACATTTCCGAATGAGTCAGACTCCATTGAGTCCCAGCTCCGAAGCCCAATGGATTTGCAAAACACAGACCCTTGAATCAACCCTGGACTGCAGGGTTTTCTGGACATTGGTGCCAAGTCTTGTTCCCTGAGTATTTATACTGAAGAAATGAGGTGGTTTTTAACGACTTTGGCTTAGTGGTGCTGATTTGGAGGGAACTACTAAACGAgaggagggacgcaggtggcgctgtgggttaaaccacagagcctagggcttgctgatcagaaggttggcggttcgaatccccacgacagggtgagctcccgttgctcagtccctgctcctgcccacctagcagttcgaaagcacgtcaaagtacaagtagataaatagggaaggtaaatggtgtttccgtgcgctgctctggttcgccagaagcggcttagtcatgctggccacatgacccggaagctgtacgccggctccctcggccagtaacgcgagatgagcgccgcaaccccagagtcggacacgactggacctaatagtcagggatccctttacctttacctttttactaagcGAGAGGAGGATAAAGAACAGGTTCCACCCGGAGAGCATTTACCTGTCCTGAGTCCCGTGCGATCCCACTTTCTCGTTCTTCATGCAGAAATCAGGCGAGCTTTGCAAGTAAACCAATTCTGTTTCCTTTACGGGGCGGATGTCAAGATCCTTGGGGACTAGATGCTTGCGGGTGCCCATCGGCCGATGCACCACCTTAGTAGCTGAaaggtatttgttttttaaatccaggGCAATGTCTCTCAGTTCCTGAAGCCCCCTCCAGCAGGTCTTGATCGAGCAGGAACCAGATACTCCGTGGCATTTGCATTTCATCTCCAGAGAAGCTTTCAGGGCCTGTAGAAAGAGCAGCACAGGCATTTTGAAGTGACTTTTCCCTTTTGCTCAAACGCTCACCATCATCCCCCCAACTGTTGCCGCCCCTCCCAAGGAAATGCTGAAAGGAGTAAATGTCCTCACTGTGTTACAGTCAAGGCTGTGTGTCTTGGGCACGTGAATGAAACTCTGTTGTATATAAATTTGCATAGGTTTGGGGAAGCATTTTGATTCTGCCCCTGTTGATCTCTCGTTGCCCCTTGACTCCACTTCCCTGCCCCGCTCCACCCTCCGTCATCTTGCCCCACTGCCGCAATTTAGATTGGAAGCTCACAGGGGCAAGGACCCACCATTTTTGCTTATGCTACTCAGTTacaccatgaagaagaagaggagtttggatttgatatcccgctttatcactacccaaaggagtctcaaagcggctaacattctcctttcccttcctcccccacaacaaacactctgtggggtgagtggggctgagagacttcaaagaagtgtgactagcccaaggtcacccagcagctgcatgtggaggagcggagacgcgaacaaggttcaccagattacgagtctaccgctcttaaccattacaccacactggctctcaattcaCCCTGCTTTTGCTCATCATGGGAACACAGAAACACATCTCTGAGTCATGGCACAAAAAAATCCCTTTATAACTAGAGGAtgtggcacacacaaaaatcccttTATAACTAgagctatttctttcttttttaaaaattaataataataataataataataataataataataataatatacagaaaTGGAATTCAGAGGAATGAAAAGTCACTCCATCTGGAATCTACCAGCCAAAGAGGTTGCTTCATATCATGCCACAGTGAAGATGGCCTCAGTAAGGAGTTGACATGCCCactcaggtaaaaggtaaaggactcctggatggttaaatccagtaaaaggcaactatggggttgcggcgctcatctctgtttgtccacaaacagctttccgggtcataactaaaccgtttctggtgcaatggaacaccatgatggaaaccagagcgcacggaaatgccatttgtcttcccaccgcagcggtacctatttatctaattgcactggtgtgcttttgaactcctgggttggcaggagctgggacagagcaccaccaagattcgaaccgccaccttctgatcggcaagcccaagaggctcagtggtttagaccacagcgccacccgcgtcccactcaACCAACGGGCAAAATCCCTGGAAAGTTTGGTTGCAGTTTTGAATGGGCTTCTGCACTTTTAGAATTCATTTGCAGAGATCCTCTACTTTTAGATCCACTTCTCCACCTGTTTTTGTCCTCTGAAAGTGAGCAGCCAGCCACATCAGCTGGTTGCAGAAGGATAGTTAGCTTAGCAAGCAAGCGCTATTCAGCCTCCGTTTGTAAGCTGCAAGCCTAAACATCTCCATTCAGGAGTAAAAGTCCTATTGATTTGGGTTAGGGTAGGCAAACTCAGCAAACTCAGTTGGGGGACAGACCAAAACAGAACACTTAGTGgaaattgggggggagggaatgtatGCCAAGCCATAACCTGGATACAGGTGCGTAgcgagctgcttggctgccgggggcggcaagccaagtggcacccccAGGGGGCGTGGCATCTCtccatgcgcatgacgtcatgccACATGTGCACAGAGCGACGCAAGGAGGGGTGCcatgcttgtggctggcgtgatgcccctcctcgctggaacgcccagggagcccagtggcgaaaaaagcttTTGTCGCCGCTGGCTggtggagccggggcatggagaggggcgggccagcgaggaggggtgactgacacccctcctcactggcccgcccctcttcATGCCCTGGCTCCactcagggagcccagccagcggcgaaaaaagccgctgaaagggggaaagccccctttcagcggctttttttcgccgctggctggaggcaCCAATCGTGGGGGGCGGGCCCCTGccccgaatgtcacccccctgggcgctacccggggtggcccaccccccttgctccgcccctgcctggaTATGCAAGGCAATAACTGACACATTAACGGGCATGGAGCAGAGAATGGATGGAATCTCCCAGTAAAGCCAAAGGGTTGTGATATCTGGCGGGGGACGGGGGCTCAATGAGACCATCAAACTGATTagcactggctctccagggtctcaaacAGGGGTCTTTACCGGACCTACTTGaacaggcaccccccaaactctgccctccagatgttttgggactacaactcccatcatccctagctaacaggaccagtggtcagggatgatgggaactgtagtcccaaaacatctggagggccgagtttggagatgccAGCACTGGAAGAtggcaaggattgaacctggtgcCTGTGCTGAACCACAGGCATGCAGGGTAAGGATTTGGGGGGAGGGCCTTCATGGCAGCAGCCAGAGAACAGGCCAATATCTCCCTCCAGGAACTCTGCCATGAGTGACCGCAGGAGAAAACATACTGGTGCGATTGGTCTCCTGCCCAGTTTCCCACAGTCTGCCAGCTTGAGGATTCCACCTCCATTTGTTGTTTCTCAGCCCAGCCAAAAGCTCTCCCTTTGTACACAGGTTCAGCCCAATTGCTGGTTGAATCCGTACCGGCTTTCAACCCTCTTGTTAACCCCGGACGGCGATTGCATAATGAGAATATCTCTTTTCGGAATTGGTTACCTGTCTCCCTACTTCACTGTTGTGCAGATGCATCAGCTTATTGGCTTGTGATCCTGATTTTTTCATCTTCATGGGAGCATCTGAAAATTTGGACCCCATGACAAGACCATAGTTGAGGTTGTCAGCACATCCTCCCCAGCGATACCCAGGTCCAGGTGTCTCACCTGGGATGGGACCACAGGAGCAGCCAGGGAGGTCCCCGGTGGTGCAGGCTCTGGCGATGGTGTGGCTGATGGCTGCGGCGGAGAGGGCGTACACAAAGGCCGACTCCCTCGTGCCTGCGGAGACAGAAAGGTCGATAGGAATACATTTCCACTGGGTTTTCGGTTGGGCAGAAAGCAAACGGGGGAGGGAAACATGCCTCAATGAATAGGAAACCTCAGAAGCTCTTGTGATAATCAAGCTATCAACCTCTAAAGGTTGTCACTTCTCATCTAGCAAGTACTGCCAGGTGCCAAAAATATCTGCCAGGAACCACCCAAAACTGTAAAATGTCCAGTATTAAATTAAATACCCAATACAGAAATCACAGATAGCACTGGATGCCAAATGTAGACATTGAATATTCACTGAAAATAGAGTCAGAATATTCACATATTCTTattttctgtattattattattattattattattattattcccgcAAGTCTCAAGGCAGTTTTGGGAAGTCACTGCAGCTCCATAGCAAACTATatgcatagagttggaagggacgttgaggatcatctagttcaggggtccccaaactaaggcccgtgggccggatgtggcccaatcgccttctaaatccggcccgcagatggtccaggaatcagcgtgtttttacatgagtagaatgtgtccttttatttaaaatgcatctctgggttatttgtggggcctgcctggtttttttacatgagtggaatgtgtgcttttatttaaaatgcatctctgagttatttgtggggcataggaatttgttcatattgtttttcaaaatatagtccggcccaccacaacgtctgagggacagtggactggccccctgctgaaaaagtttgctgacccctgatctagttcaacctcttacaatgcagctgtcccataaggaaatccaacctgcaaccttggcgttatcagcactaaGCTCTGACCAGCGGAGCTATTCATCTAACTAAGAGATGAGAgaaccagccctatcattaggcagagtgaggtcattgcctcaggtggcagacaCAGGAGGGCAGGCCCCTCCAAACTGTTCCTCCACCTGTGCCCCCTGACGATTCCCCTCTGCTGGAGGGCATAACGAAGTGTGCCGTGGGCCTGTTATGCACCCACTAAACCACCCAGCTGTCCTCAGGTGTCCTTGGGGACTGTATTCTGTTGCCAGTgtggaagtaagattcaactgccagtccAGTCTGTTTCCGTACATGGAGGGGAAGGCATCAACTTGACATTTAAGAACACAGAGAACTGCTTTATAATGAATCAGGCCTTCGCTCTCCAAAGTTCAAGGCATTccaaaccctacctggagatgcccaggattgaatcagggaccttctacatacaaagcagatgGCATACCCATAGAGATACATCCAGTCTGCGTTCAACAAAATGCCTTTGGGTGGCCCCACATATCAGATACATGAATCTAAGAACATAGGGtgctgccttataatgagccaGACCAgtggctcagtattgcctgcactgacctgCAGCAGCTCTGGTTCAAAATCACTCCCAGCGCCACCTGtaaacaccagggattgaactggggatGTTTTGCATGGAAACCAGGTTATCTACCGCTGAGCTGCAGCTACCCTAGCATGGCCagtctgcagatttttttttttgatttttttaattaggtTTAACAACTTTGTATTCATCACACTAACATTGTTCACAAAGAAAAATGCAATTCCTAAACTCCCcccgacttccctcaacttccttttcTAGTTTCTTGCATATTAACTTATCCTGCTTGTTTTATTGTACTTTGACATtactttcttaaaataaaatgttattttatgtgCTTTTCCTTTATTGTACCAcaaataggcatgccatccaaatctattatcatgtccttccaggtctaaCATGTCTGTGTTTTCTAATTTCATCCAATCCCTGAACCAAGTAACACACACGGCCTCATAATATAATACAATTTATAATATAATTTAATGTAAAGTCTGCAGAATTGAGGCACTAAACGTGTGTTATGCAAATAGCACCTTTTACCTCTCTCCAAATCCAGGAGGTAGTTGGGTGCCAGCTCGATGGAGGAGCAATTCCACCGCATGTCGGAGAAGGTCTTGCGGCATGTCTTGATCACCTCCCGCGCTGCCTGGATGATGGTTTGCATCAGCTCCAGGTTGCTCCGGCACAGCTGCACTTGCGAAACCACCAGCCCTTCCAGCTGCTTGCAGTGCTGCGTCTGGTTCAGGGCTAGAACCGAGGGAGTCTTGAACAAGgctctggggaggaggagaaagaaacacACCCAGACAGCACCATTAGCAATTTTGGGCAATCCTCAAAGGTGCCAGAAAAGGAGATTTGGCACTCCCGGAACCCTGACAGGCGTCCCCATTCAATCCGGCTTTAATGAATTTCATAACCAAATGCACAGCATCGCGGTTGACGGAAACCAGTTCCCAGCTTGCAGCACACTTCCCCGTTTCCCTAATCCCTATCTGAAAATATCCTAAGTAGTTTGTGCAGCCGTCAGGCTGGACTGAAGTGAACCGTCTCATTCTGTGTCTGTTCTCAGAAGCAGCTCCCCGTTGCCAGAGATTTCATGTCCCCACTGGGCACAGATCAGCACTGTGCTTTGATTGATTTGCCGTCAATGTCCTCGAGTCTCATTCCTGCTATTTAATCCTATCAATGACCCCCATGACTTTCCCAACGATGTTGTgacactaaggtaaaggtaaaggatccctggacggttaagtcccaATTCGACTacggggtgcggcgctcatctccactttcaggccaagggagccgccatttgtccgcagatagcttttctgggtcatgtggccagcaggactaaaccgcttctggcacaacgggacaccatggcaagtgccagagcgcacagaaacgctgtttaccttcccaccacagcggtacctatttatctacttgcactggtgtgctttcgagctgctaggctagcaggagctgggacggagcaacgggagctcaccctgtcgcgctGATTCGAATTGCcggccttccgattggcaagcccaagaggctaagtggtttagaacacagtgctACCAACAGCCCCACATTGTGACACTATGCCTGATGATATGGGTGTTATGATacgtccggggggggggcaagttgttagactgacccccaggtagggacgaagcctgcgtgccctcctggctactcgagaccaggggcacattgataatatgtgATTGCTCTCCagcatgaagaacaacacacacaagccaattaggctaaaactactttattgcagataaaatgcagagtatgtctctgcatgccagctcagatagtcagagctgtgcataaaggcgtctagcatctctcgagccagaactgaaagtaaaagacaacagtacagtacaaaaacatcacgtgtgtgggaaagctggtaggaccagtggctttcccacaggatgaaaacagacacaatagtcatgtgagcctcgctgctgaggcgtttgcagctcggcttgtaataatatcacaacaatgGGATGGTCTTACAGATGCTTATATTTTATGGGTAACTACTGGCGTCAGACCaagaaattttgctgcctgaggcaaggtATAGTGATTATATATAGTGGCcccgggagagcagggttcaaatccccacttggccatgaagttctcTAGGTGACATagggccagtcaccacctctcagtctaacaacctcacaaggttgttctgGGGATTAGCTGAGGTGGGGCAGAACCATATatgtcaccttgaactccttggataaactggtgggatataaatgccgtCAATAAGGAAATGCATATATGAACAGAGCCATGGAATCATCACCTgcaccagaaaaaaagaaacttttggtGGACTGATGGTTGTTGTGAGATTCCACaacaagccctaaacggcctcagcccagtagacctgaaggagtgtcttcaaCCCCATCATTcggcccagacactaaggtccagctccgagggccttctggcagttccctcactgcgagaagtgaggttgcagggaaccaggcagaggaccttcccGGTAGTGGcaacctcccaccagatgtcaactatctgacttttagaagacatctgaattcagccccgtttagggaagtttttaatgactgatgttttaatgtatttttaatctcctgttggaagccacccagagtggctggggtataagtaATGGTGGGGTATacgtaataaattgttgttgttgttgttgttgttgttgttgttgttgttgttgttgttgttatttgaacCCTGAATTTCCTGGCACCAGACTTTTCGCTGCTAACCCACACAGCTGTGTGGAGATTCAGTCAATCACTCATACATTACTCTTGAAAGCTGCGTTACTTTCAAGTGAAAGTGGAGGTGAAATGCCTaggcaataatttaaaaaagggAAGGGTTGCTAAAGAGTGAGGTAAAAACTCACTTCATGGAGCAGAAAAGGCCCTCAGCTGACCATGTTGCAGTCGAGAAGACGGTGTTTTGTCTCCGTGTTGCAGCTGGAAATCTGAGGGGTTAATGAAAGGGAAGCGCGGACATTTTGGAAAGGATTCTATCCCAGCCACCCAGCCAGGACAGGATGAAACTTCCTGTGCAGCTTTTATCATCTAGCTGGCATGGCCGTAAACAGTTCTCCCTTCGCTCTTAAAAAGTATTTTATGGCTCACAGCTGGAGAATGACCCTCTCGACAGTTCGGTGACGGCCACCGCTTGAAAGGAAGGTCCACCTCTAGCTGCGCTAACATGACACCTGCGCCTCGCCTCGGTTTCTCCGTGTGCCATCTTGAGACCGTGAGGTGAATATCCTTTGGTAGCTAATGGACACGTTTTATGGATGTGATTTATTCCCTGCCACCGGCAAATGGGTACTTCGCCGGTTCTCTTAAAAACCTGGATTAGAGGCGGGCTTGAAACCAGATGCTTTGATCAGGGGGACCCGTATCCGGAGCTGCCTCAGAGGAGTTTGAACCCGCGCCATGTGAGGCTCTTACCTCAGCAATGGGCTTAGCCATTAGTCACCACCCAACCCTTCAAAGCCTTCTCCGGCTCTGAACTTTGAAAGTTTGGTTTGGCAAATGCGACGGCCAAGACTGCCAGATCTGACTGAAAAGCAAGGGGAAAGGAAATGCTCCAGAATGTTCTGGAAGCGCATCGAAGGATGGGAAGAGGACTTTGAGGCCCACAAAGCTGCTGACGGGATATAGCCTGGGCCTATCCTttcacttatttaaaaaaaaactgttttagcTGTTTCTAATTTAtctgtaagcctccttgagt of the Lacerta agilis isolate rLacAgi1 chromosome 4, rLacAgi1.pri, whole genome shotgun sequence genome contains:
- the WNT11 gene encoding protein Wnt-11: MTRQFLVAFFLAFVLQNGTCNGIKWLALFKTPSVLALNQTQHCKQLEGLVVSQVQLCRSNLELMQTIIQAAREVIKTCRKTFSDMRWNCSSIELAPNYLLDLERGTRESAFVYALSAAAISHTIARACTTGDLPGCSCGPIPGETPGPGYRWGGCADNLNYGLVMGSKFSDAPMKMKKSGSQANKLMHLHNSEVGRQALKASLEMKCKCHGVSGSCSIKTCWRGLQELRDIALDLKNKYLSATKVVHRPMGTRKHLVPKDLDIRPVKETELVYLQSSPDFCMKNEKVGSHGTQDRQCNKTSNGSDSCDLMCCGRGYNPYMDKVVERCHCKYHWCCYVTCKKCERTVERYVCK